TGGAGTCTGGTGCAGCTGCGCGTGGCACGAGCACGCGCGCGCAAGGCGGACAGTCCCGGAAAAGCCAGCCACGGGGCGGAACGACAGCGGTGGACACCGCGGCTCTGAACCGGCTTCTCGCGGCCTTGGCCGCGATGCGGGACGGAAACTTCCGCAAGCGGCTGACGGTCTCGGGCGACGACGTCATGGCCGAGATCGCGGCGGTCTTCAACGAGGTCGCCGACCGCAATCTGCACCTCACAGGGGAACTCGCACGCGTTCGGCGTGTCGTGGGGCGTGAGGGAAAGCTCACCGAGCGGTTGGAGCCCGGCGCCTGCGAGGGGTCCTGGGCAGCGGCGATCGAGGCGTCCAACGCGCTCGTGGACGATCTGGCCCGGCCGGTCTCGGAGGTCGGCCGGGTGCTGTCGGCGGTCGCCGACGGTGACCTGGAGCAGCGGATGGAGCTGCGCTCGCATACCGCGGACGGGCCTGACGGCGCGGTGCGTCCGCTGCGTGGTGAGTTCCTCAAGGTGGCCAGGACCGTCAACAACCTGGTGGACCAGCTGTCGGCGTTCACCGACGAGGTGACGAGGGTCGCGCTTGAGGTCGGCACCGAGGGCAAACTCGGCGGCCAGGCCCAGGTGCGAGGTATGTCCGGTTCGTGGAAGGATCTCACGGATTCGGTGAACACGATGGCGTACCGGCTGACGGCCCAGGTACGTGACATTGCTCTCGTCACCACGGCGGTCGCCAAGGGCGATCTGTCGCGGAAGGTCACCGTCCATGTGGCCGGTGAGATGCTCCAGCTGAAGAACACCGTCAACACGATGGTGGACCAGCTGTCCTCGTTCTCGTCCGAGGTGACGAGGGTCGCCCGTGAGGTGGGTACGGAGGGCGAGCTCGGCGGTCAGGCGACCGTGCCCGGTGTCGCCGGAGTGTGGAAGGACCTCACGGACTCCGTCAACACGATGGCGGGCAATCTGACCTCCCAGGTGCGTGGCATCGCCGAGGTCACCACGGCGGTGGCCAACGGCGACCTGTCGCAGAAGGTCACGGTGAGCGCGCGCGGCGAGGTGGCGCAGCTTGCCGAGACGATCAACCAGATGACCGAGACGCTGCGCACCTTCGCGGACGAGGTGACCCGGGTGGCCAGCGAGGTCGGCGCCGAAGGGCTGCTGGGCGGTCAGGCGCAGGTGCCGGGTGCGGCGGGTACGTGGAAGGACCTGACCGACTCGGTCAACACCGTGTTCCGCAACCTCACCACGCAGGTGCGGGATATCGCGCAGGTGACGACGGCGGTCGCGAACGGTGACCTGTCGCAGAAGGTCACGGTCGATGTGGCCGGGGAGATGCTGGAGCTGAAGAACACCGTCAACACGATGGTGGACCAGCTCCAGTCGTTCGGTTCGGAAGTGACCCGGGTGGCCCGCGAGGTCGGCGTCGAGGGCCGGCTGGGCGGTCAGGCGCAGGTGCCGGGTGCGGCGGGTACGTGGAAGGACCTGACCGACTCGGTCAATACGGCGTTCCGAAACCTCACCGGCCAGGTGCGGGATATCGCGCAGGTGACGACGGCGGTCGCGAACGGTGACCTGTCGCAGAAGGTCACGGTCGATGTGGCCGGGGAGATGCTGGAGCTGAAGAACACCGTCAACACGATGGTGGCGCAGCTCTCCTCGTTCGCCGACCAGGTCACGGGTATGGCGCGTGACGTGGGTACGGAGGGCCGGCTCGGTGGCCAGGCGCGGGTGCCCGGGGTGTCCGGCACCTGGAAGGAGCTCACCGACTCCGTCAACTTCATGGCCGGGAACCTGACGTCGCAGGTCCGTCAGATCGCCCAGGTGACGACGGCGGTGGCGCGCGGTGATCTGTCGCAGAAGATCGATGTCGACGCACGGGGCGAGATCCTGGAGCTGAAGAACACCATCAACACGATGGTGGACCAGCTGTCGTCGTTCGCCGACCAGGTGACCCGGGTGGCCCGTGAGGTGGGCACCGACGGCCGGCTCGGCGGCCAGGCACAGGTGCAGGGCGTCGCCGGTGTGTGGCGTGATCTGACCGACTCCGTGAACGGCATGGCGGGCAACCTTACGGCGCAGGTCCGCAACATCGCCCAGGTCGCAACGGCGGTGGCGCGCGGTGATCTGTCGCAGAAGATCGATGTCGACGCACGGGGCGAGATCCTCGAGCTGAAGAACACCCTCAACACGATGGTGGACCAGCTGTCGTCGTTCGCCGACCAGGTGACCCGGGTGGCCCGTGAGGTGGGCACCGAGGGGATCCTCGGCGGCCAGGCGGAGGTGCAGGGTGTCTCCGGCACATGGAAGGACCTCACCCAGTCCGTCAACTTCATGGCGAACAACCTCACCTCGCAGGTGCGCAACATCGCCGAGGTGACGAAGGCGGTCGCGAAGGGGGATCTGTCGAAGAAGATCACCGTCGATGCCAAGGGTGAGATCCTCGAACTGGTGACTACCGTCAACACGATGGTGGACCAGCTGTCCAACTTCGCCGACGAGGTGACCCGGGTGGCCCGTGAGGTGGGCACCGAGGGGATCCTCGGCGGCCAGGCTCGGGTGAGGGGCGCCACCGGCATCTGGAAGGACCTGAGCGACAACGTCAACACCATGGCGGCCAATCTGACCAGCCAGGTGCGGAACATCTCGCGGGTGTCGTCCGCGGTCGCGAACGGCGATCTGACGAAGAAGGTGACGGTCGAGGCGCGTGGCGAGGTCGCCGAACTCGCCGACACGGTCAACACCATGGTGACCACGCTGTCGTCGTTCGCCGACGAGGTGACGCGGGTGGCCCGTGAGGTGGGCACGGAGGGCGAGCTGGGCGGTCAGGCGCGGGTGCCCGGGGTGTCCGGCACATGGAAGGACCTCACCGAGTCGGTGAACTCGATGGCGTCGAACCTGACCGGCCAGGTGCGTCAGATCGCCACGGTCACGACCGCGATCGCCAAGGGCGACCTGACCAAGAAGATCGACATCGACGCCCGCGGCGAGATCCTGGAGCTGAAGAACACCATCAACACGATGGTGGACCAGCTGTCGTCGTTCGCCGAAGAGGTCACCCGGGTGGCCCGGGAGGTGGGTACCGACGGCATGCTGGGCGGCCAGGCGAGGGTGAGGGACGTCGACGGCACCTGGCGCGACCTCACCGAGTCGGTGAACGAGATGGCCGGGAACCTGACCCGTCAGGTGCGGGCGATCGCGGCCGTCGCCACGGCGGTGACTCGCGGTGACCTCAACCTCAAGATCGACGTGGACGCCGCCGGCGAGATCCAGGTCCTCCAGGACAACATCAACACGATGATCGCCAACCTGCGTGACACGACCCTCGCCAACAAGGAGCAGGACTGGCTCAAGGGCAACCTGGCCCGTATCTCCGGTCTGATGCAGGGACGCAGGGACCTCGATGATGTCGCGTCGCTCATCATGAGCGAGCTGACACCGGTGGTCACGGCGCAGCACGGCGCGTTCTTCGTGGCGATGCCCACGGGTGGCGGAGACCTCGGTTCGCACGTCGACGGCGGCGCGTACGAGCTGGTGATGCGGGGGAGTTACGGCTACACGGGTGCGATGCCCACGTCGTTCCGGCCGGGAGAGACCCTGATCGGTACGGCGGCGGAGGAGAAGCGGACCATCCAGGTCAGTGTGCCGCCGGGCTATCTGAAGATCTCATCGGGGCTCGGCGAGGCCCCGCCCGCCTATGTGATCGTGCTGCCGGTGCTCTTCGAGGGGAGGACCCTGGGAGTGATCGAGCTGGCGTCGTTCCAGCCGTTCACGCACATCCAGCGGGACTTCCTCAACCAGATCGCCGAGATGATCGCGACGAGCGTCAACACCATCAGCGTCAACACGAAGACCGAGCTGCTGCTCAAGCAGTCGCAGGAACTGACTGAGCAGCTGCGCGAGCGGTCCGCGGAGCTGGAGAACCGCCAGCGGGCACTCCAGTCGTCGAACGCCGAGCTGGAGGACAAGGCCGAGCTGCTCGCCCAGCAGAACCGCGACATCGAGGTGAAGAACACCGAGATCGAGGAAGCGAGGCAGGTGCTGGAGGAGCGGGCCGAGCAGCTCGCCGTCTCCATGCGCTACAAGTCGGAGTTCCTGGCGAACATGTCGCACGAGCTGCGCACCCCGCTGAACTCGCTGCTGATCCTGGCCAAACTGCTGGCCGACAACGCCGAGACCAACCTCACCCCCAAGCAGGTGGAGTTCGCCGAGACGATCCACGGCGCGGGGTCCGATCTCCTGCAGCTCATCAACGACATCCTCGATCTGTCGAAGGTCGAGGCGGGCAAGATGGACGTCAGTCCGTCCCGGATCGCGCTGGTGCAGCTGGTGGACTACGTGGAGGCGACGTTCCGGCCGCTCACCGCCGAGAAGGCGCTCGACTTCTCGGTGCGGGTCTCGCCTGAGCTGCCGACCACGCTGCACACCGATGAGCAGCGGCTGCTCCAGGTGCTGCGCAATCTGCTGTCGAACGCGGTGAAGTTCACCGACGCCGGATCGGTCGAACTCGTCATCCGGCTGGCGAACAGCGATGTGCCGCAGTCGATCCGCGAGCAGTTGCTGGAGGCGGGGACGCTTCGTGAGGCCGACGGCGATCTCATCGCCTTCTCGGTGACCGACACCGGGATCGGGATCGCGGCCAGCAAGATGCGGGTGATCTTCGAGGCGTTCAAGCAGGCGGACGGCACAACCAGTCGCAAGTACGGTGGCACGGGTCTCGGTCTCTCCATCAGCCGGGAAATCGCCAGGCTGCTCGGTGGCGAGATCCACGCGGCGAGTGAACCAGGGCGCGGTTCCACTTTCACCCTGTATCTGCCGAGTGAACTGCCGATGGGCTATGCGCAGCTCACTCCTGGATTCGACGAGCAGCAGGCCGCGGGCGGCGATCCGGCTGCGATCGAGGCGAGCGGTGCGGCGCCCCATCCCGGTGCCCAGGCATCGTCGGGCGGGGATTCGCAGTCCGGCCCCGCGGTGCTCTTCAGGCGCCGCCGCAAGTCGCTCGGAGGCGCCGATCTCAGGGCCGCGCTCCCCGGGCAGCCGGGGGCGGCGGGGGAGTCGTGGAACGGTCAGCCGCAGGACGGGTCGCAGGAGGCGGGCCGCACCTTCGAGTTCCACAGCGAGAAGGTGCTCATCGTGGACGACGACATCCGCAATGTCTTCGCGCTGACCAGCGTGTTGGAGCAGAACGGGCTGTCAGTGCTGTACGCGGAGAACGGCCGGGAGGGAATCGAAGTCCTTGAGCAGCACGACAACGTGGCAGTCGTCCTGATGGACATCATGATGCCCGAGATGGATGGATACGCCACAACGTCGGCGATCCGCCGAATGCCGCAGTTCGCCGGCCTTCCCATCATCGCCCTCACCGCGAAGGCGATGAAGGGCGACCGGGAGAAGGCCATCGAGTCGGGTGCCTCGGACTACGTCACCAAGCCGGTCGACCCCGACCACCTGCTCACGGTCATGGAACAGTGGATGCGCGGCAAGTGACGGCGTCCGGCTCCCGTGGCCCACGGTCCGGATCCGGGGGATCGTGGGCCCGGTCGCGTTCCGCTGGTCCCCCGGGCTGCTGACTGGCTGTCGCCGGGTGTGTGAGGAGGCGGGATTCGGGGAACCTTCTGGTCTCCTGCGGCGTTTCTGCTACGGACACAGTGACATCGCGGTGACAGGGTGTGGCGATGGGTGGGGTGCGGCTACCATGACCGGCACAAGGATGGGCGACGTAACGGAGTCGCCCTCTGGGGCGGCGCCCGGTGCTTACCCTGGCCCTTCGGGTCGGGGTGACCCCAAGCCGGGGCGAGGAGGGCGAGGCATGGTGCAGAAGGCCAAGATCCTCCTGGTCGATGACCGGCCGGAGAATCTGCTGGCGCTGGAGGCCATCCTCTCTGCGCTCGATCAGACACTGGTCCGCGCATCGTCAGGAGAAGAGGCGCTCAAGGCGCTTCTGACGGATGACTTCGCGGTCATCCTCCTGGACGTCCAGATGCCGGGCATGGACGGATTCGAGACCGCCGCGCACATCAAGCGACGTGAGCGGACCCGTGACATCCCGATCATCTTCCTGACCGCGATCAACCACGGCCCGCACCACACCTTCCGCGGTTACGCCGCAGGCGCGGTGGACTACATCTCCAAGCCGTTCGACCCCTGGGTGCTTCGCGCGAAGGTCTCCGTCTTCGTGGACCTCTACATGAAGAACTGCCAGCTGCGTGAGCAGGCCGCGCTGCTCCGGCTTCAGCTGGAGGGCGGCCAGGTTGGCGCTGGTGACACCAAGGAGCCCGCAGGGCTGCTGGCCGAACTCTCCGCGCGCCTCGCGGCCGTTGAGGAGCAGGCGGAAGCCCTGTCCAAGCAGCTCGACGACGAATCGGCGGATGCCGCCGCCGTCGCCACCGCCGCACATCTGGAGCGCAAGCTCACCGGGCTTCGCAGAGCGCTGGACGCCTTGGAGCCTGGTACGGGCAGCGGCACTCCCACTCTTCCCTCGCAGAACTGACCCACCTTCGACGGTCCTGAGTGCGGAGTTCGTCCGCATTTCGTTTGAACGGGCGTCAGTTTCCGTACACAGCAGGGGCGACACGAAAGGGTGAAGCGGTGGGCACGCGTGTCCGGCGCCGGTCACACCGGTAACCTCACCATCATGGCCTCTCGTACGTCCGGCAAGGGTTCCCAGGGCACGGCGGGCACCGCGCAGCCGCGTGCCGGCCGTACTACCGCTGCCACGAAGAAGGCGGCATCCGCCAAGAAGGCACCGGCCAAGAAGACCGCGGCCCGGAAGCCGGCGCCCCCGAAGAAGGCGGCCAAGAAGACCGCCGCCAAAGCCGCCCCGAATCCCACCGGGGGCGTCATCTGGCTGCTGCGTGCTGTGTGGATGGGGCTCGCGCACGCGGTCGGCGCGATGCTGCGCGGTATAGGGCGTGGAGCCAAGGGGCTGGACCCGGCCCACCGCAAGGACGGTGTCGCGCTCCTGCTGCTCGGACTCGCCCTGATCGTCGCCGCGGGGACCTGGTCCCATCTGCGCGGCCCGGTCGGGGATCTCGTGGAGATGCTTGTCACGGGAGCCTTCGGCCGACTCGATCTGCTCGTACCGATACTGCTTACCGCGGTCGCCGTGCGGCTGATCCTCTACCCCGAGAAGCCCGAGGCCAACGGCCGTATTGTCATCGGTCTGTCCGCGCTGGTCGTCGGAGTGCTGGGCCAGGTCCACATCGCCTGCGGCTCGCCGGGCCGCGGTGACGGCGCCGAGGCAGTCCAAGACGCCGGCGGACTCATCGGCTGGGGTGTTTCCAGGCCGCTGGTCTTCGCTACGGGCGAGGTGCTCGCCGTGCCCCTGTTGGTACTGCTGACCGTCTTCGGGCTGCTGGTCGTCACCGCGACACCGGTCAACGCGATCCCGCGGCGGCTGCGCGCGCTCGGCGTGAGGCT
This DNA window, taken from Streptomyces sp. SCSIO 30461, encodes the following:
- a CDS encoding HAMP domain-containing protein; the protein is MESGAAARGTSTRAQGGQSRKSQPRGGTTAVDTAALNRLLAALAAMRDGNFRKRLTVSGDDVMAEIAAVFNEVADRNLHLTGELARVRRVVGREGKLTERLEPGACEGSWAAAIEASNALVDDLARPVSEVGRVLSAVADGDLEQRMELRSHTADGPDGAVRPLRGEFLKVARTVNNLVDQLSAFTDEVTRVALEVGTEGKLGGQAQVRGMSGSWKDLTDSVNTMAYRLTAQVRDIALVTTAVAKGDLSRKVTVHVAGEMLQLKNTVNTMVDQLSSFSSEVTRVAREVGTEGELGGQATVPGVAGVWKDLTDSVNTMAGNLTSQVRGIAEVTTAVANGDLSQKVTVSARGEVAQLAETINQMTETLRTFADEVTRVASEVGAEGLLGGQAQVPGAAGTWKDLTDSVNTVFRNLTTQVRDIAQVTTAVANGDLSQKVTVDVAGEMLELKNTVNTMVDQLQSFGSEVTRVAREVGVEGRLGGQAQVPGAAGTWKDLTDSVNTAFRNLTGQVRDIAQVTTAVANGDLSQKVTVDVAGEMLELKNTVNTMVAQLSSFADQVTGMARDVGTEGRLGGQARVPGVSGTWKELTDSVNFMAGNLTSQVRQIAQVTTAVARGDLSQKIDVDARGEILELKNTINTMVDQLSSFADQVTRVAREVGTDGRLGGQAQVQGVAGVWRDLTDSVNGMAGNLTAQVRNIAQVATAVARGDLSQKIDVDARGEILELKNTLNTMVDQLSSFADQVTRVAREVGTEGILGGQAEVQGVSGTWKDLTQSVNFMANNLTSQVRNIAEVTKAVAKGDLSKKITVDAKGEILELVTTVNTMVDQLSNFADEVTRVAREVGTEGILGGQARVRGATGIWKDLSDNVNTMAANLTSQVRNISRVSSAVANGDLTKKVTVEARGEVAELADTVNTMVTTLSSFADEVTRVAREVGTEGELGGQARVPGVSGTWKDLTESVNSMASNLTGQVRQIATVTTAIAKGDLTKKIDIDARGEILELKNTINTMVDQLSSFAEEVTRVAREVGTDGMLGGQARVRDVDGTWRDLTESVNEMAGNLTRQVRAIAAVATAVTRGDLNLKIDVDAAGEIQVLQDNINTMIANLRDTTLANKEQDWLKGNLARISGLMQGRRDLDDVASLIMSELTPVVTAQHGAFFVAMPTGGGDLGSHVDGGAYELVMRGSYGYTGAMPTSFRPGETLIGTAAEEKRTIQVSVPPGYLKISSGLGEAPPAYVIVLPVLFEGRTLGVIELASFQPFTHIQRDFLNQIAEMIATSVNTISVNTKTELLLKQSQELTEQLRERSAELENRQRALQSSNAELEDKAELLAQQNRDIEVKNTEIEEARQVLEERAEQLAVSMRYKSEFLANMSHELRTPLNSLLILAKLLADNAETNLTPKQVEFAETIHGAGSDLLQLINDILDLSKVEAGKMDVSPSRIALVQLVDYVEATFRPLTAEKALDFSVRVSPELPTTLHTDEQRLLQVLRNLLSNAVKFTDAGSVELVIRLANSDVPQSIREQLLEAGTLREADGDLIAFSVTDTGIGIAASKMRVIFEAFKQADGTTSRKYGGTGLGLSISREIARLLGGEIHAASEPGRGSTFTLYLPSELPMGYAQLTPGFDEQQAAGGDPAAIEASGAAPHPGAQASSGGDSQSGPAVLFRRRRKSLGGADLRAALPGQPGAAGESWNGQPQDGSQEAGRTFEFHSEKVLIVDDDIRNVFALTSVLEQNGLSVLYAENGREGIEVLEQHDNVAVVLMDIMMPEMDGYATTSAIRRMPQFAGLPIIALTAKAMKGDREKAIESGASDYVTKPVDPDHLLTVMEQWMRGK
- a CDS encoding response regulator, giving the protein MVQKAKILLVDDRPENLLALEAILSALDQTLVRASSGEEALKALLTDDFAVILLDVQMPGMDGFETAAHIKRRERTRDIPIIFLTAINHGPHHTFRGYAAGAVDYISKPFDPWVLRAKVSVFVDLYMKNCQLREQAALLRLQLEGGQVGAGDTKEPAGLLAELSARLAAVEEQAEALSKQLDDESADAAAVATAAHLERKLTGLRRALDALEPGTGSGTPTLPSQN